The following are encoded together in the Humulus lupulus chromosome 5, drHumLupu1.1, whole genome shotgun sequence genome:
- the LOC133834663 gene encoding uncharacterized protein PAM68-like — translation MKSLLSISPPPSSLYLPNSSSSPWKPKSPTRLFRTIMASKSPNQTRGAQRKSLANAKGFTGTPVPSAKETPVPQNSGKRTSNAGPEEEVPQVVFNRMMVRILVSVGVPMATGLALLKIFEIGKEQGLLVVPVWVALLTTFLTFGVSSFGIAYGALSTSWDAESDGSLLGFEEAQKNWVDMWREEDESTG, via the coding sequence ATGAAATCTCTACTTTCAATCTCACCACCACCGTCGTCTCTTTACTTGCCAAACTCTTCTTCTTCACCATGGAAACCCAAGAGCCCAACAAGGCTCTTCCGCACCATAATGGCCTCAAAAAGCCCAAACCAAACCAGAGGAGCTCAAAGAAAATCTTTAGCCAATGCCAAAGGCTTTACTGGTACACCGGTGCCGTCCGCGAAAGAAACTCCGGTGCCCCAAAACTCCGGTAAGCGTACCAGCAACGCCGGACCCGAGGAAGAAGTCCCACAAGTTGTTTTCAATAGAATGATGGTAAGGATTTTGGTGTCGGTGGGGGTTCCCATGGCGACTGGTTTAGCGTTGTTGAAGATTTTTGAAATAGGGAAGGAGCAAGGATTATTGGTTGTACCGGTTTGGGTAGCGTTGTTGACTACGTTTTTGACTTTTGGGGTTTCTTCTTTTGGGATTGCTTATGGAGCTTTGTCTACGAGTTGGGATGCGGAGAGTGATGGCTCTTTGCTTGGGTTTGAAGAAGCACAGAAGAATTGGGTCGATATGTGGAGGGAAGAAGATGAGAGCACTGGATGA